The following coding sequences are from one Triticum aestivum cultivar Chinese Spring chromosome 5A, IWGSC CS RefSeq v2.1, whole genome shotgun sequence window:
- the LOC123102860 gene encoding amino acid permease 3, whose amino-acid sequence MAVGNGGAKKVVAPMEVSVEAGNAGDAAWMDDDGRPRRSGTFWTASAHIITAVIGSGVLSLAWAIAQLGWVAGPAVMLLFAAVIYYTSTLLAECYRTGDPATGKRNYTYMDAVRSNLGGPKVIFCGVIQYANLVGVAIGYTIASSISMRAIRRADCFHANGHADPCKSSSNPYMILFGLVQIVFSQIPDFDQIWWLSIVAAVMSFTYSGIGLSLGITQTISNGGIKGSLTGISIGVGITATQKVWRSLQAFGDIAFAYSFSNILIEIQDTIRAPPPSEAKVMKQATRLSVATTTVFYMLCGCMGYAAFGDAAPDNLLTGFGFYEPFWLLDIANVAIVVHLVGAYQVFCQPIFAFVERWAASTWPDSAFISREFRVGPFALSVFRLTWRSAFVCLTTVFAMLLPFFGNVVGLLGAVSFWPLTVYFPVEMYIRQRGVPGRSMQGICLRMLSVGCLIVSIAAAAGSIANVIEALKVYKPFSG is encoded by the exons ATGGCGGTAGGCAACGGCGGCGCCAAGAAAGTGGTGGCGCCCATGGAGGTGTCCGTGGAGGCCGGGAACGCCGGGGACGCGGCGTGGATGGACGACGACGGCCGGCCCCGCCGCTCCGGCACGTTCTGGACGGCGAGTGCGCACATCATCACCGCCGTCATCGGCTCCGGCGTGCTCTCGCTGGCCTGGGCCATCGCGCAGCTCGGTTGGGTAGCTGGCCCCGCTGTCATGCTCCTCTTCGCCGCCGTCATCTACTacacctccaccctgctcgccgAGTGCTACCGCACGGGTGACCCGGCCACCGGGAAGCGCAACTACACCTACATGGACGCCGTCCGCTCCAACCTCGGCGGTCCCAAGGTCATCTTCTGCGGTGTCATCCAGTACGCCAATCTCGTCGGCGTCGCCATCGGCTACACCATCGCGTCCTCCATCAGCATGCGGGCCATTAGGAGGGCCGACTGTTTCCACGCCAACGGACACGCCGACCCGTGCAAGAGCTCCAGCAACCCATACATGATCCTCTTCGGCCTCGTGCAGATCGTGTTCTCGCAGATCCCCGACTTCGATCAGATATGGTGGCTGTCCATCGTCGCCGCAGTCATGTCCTTCACCTACTCCGGCATTGGACTCTCCCTCGGCATCACCCAGACCATAT CCAATGGTGGAATCAAGGGCAGCCTCACCGGCATCAGCATCGGCGTCGGTATCACGGCCACGCAGAAGGTGTGGCGCAGCCTGCAGGCATTTGGCGACATCGCCTTCGCCTACTCCTTCTCCAACATCCTCATAGAAATCCAG GACACGATCAGGGCGCCGCCGCCGTCTGAGGCGAAGGTGATGAAGCAGGCGACGCGGCTGAGTGTGGCGACGACGACGGTGTTCTACATGCTGTGCGGGTGCATGGGGTACGCGGCGTTCGGCGACGCAGCCCCCGACAACCTCCTCACCGGGTTCGGATTCTACGAGCCCTTCTGGCTGCTGGACATCGCCAACGTGGCCATCGTCGTGCACCTCGTCGGCGCCTACCAGGTCTTCTGCCAGCCCATCTTCGCCTTCGTCGAGCGCTGGGCCGCGTCCACATGGCCAGACAGCGCCTTCATCTCCCGCGAGTTCCGGGTGGGGCCATTCGCGCTCAGCGTGTTCCGGCTGACGTGGCGGTCGGCCTTCGTCTGCCTCACCACCGTCTTCGCCATGCTGCTCCCGTTCTTCGGCAACGTGGTGGGACTCCTCGGCGCCGTCTCCTTCTGGCCGCTCACCGTCTACTTCCCCGTCGAGATGTACATCAGGCAGCGCGGCGTGCCCGGCCGGAGCATGCAGGGGATCTGCCTTAGGATGCTCAGCGTCGGATGCCTCATCGTTTCCATCGCCGCCGCGGCGGGCTCCATCGCCAACGTCATCGAAGCTCTCAAAGTGTACAAGCCGTTCAGCGGCTGA